Proteins encoded together in one Hymenobacter monticola window:
- a CDS encoding manganese catalase family protein, with the protein MILRLDELALDLPKPKNPSANDAAAVQELLGGKFGEMSTLMNYTFQSFNFRGRDRLRPFYALTSAIAAEEYSHIEAVSYAINLLLTGTSKRNPDPVSAPLAGAADARNTHHFIASGQAALPMDSMGRPWTGDNVFSSGNLRLDLLHNFFLECGARANKMRVYEMVSDPCARTMVGYLLVRGGLHVYAYALALEKLTGVDVKKLMPVPNLSNKMFPEAREFMKHGLHRELYTFSPNAYMEAGVIWNGKHPEDGSELSVIQGAKTGVPYPILEEEPQLNSPGEDNFDPEMFSDIAKKLGLGKDLQSYRPS; encoded by the coding sequence ATGATACTGCGCCTCGATGAGCTGGCCCTCGACCTGCCGAAGCCCAAGAACCCCTCCGCCAACGACGCTGCCGCGGTGCAGGAGCTGCTGGGCGGCAAGTTTGGAGAGATGAGCACGCTGATGAACTACACGTTCCAGTCTTTCAACTTCCGGGGGCGCGACCGGCTCCGCCCCTTCTACGCCCTCACGTCGGCCATTGCCGCCGAGGAGTACTCACACATTGAAGCCGTTAGCTACGCCATCAACCTGCTGCTGACCGGCACGAGCAAGCGCAACCCCGACCCGGTATCGGCCCCGCTGGCTGGTGCGGCCGACGCCCGCAACACCCACCACTTCATTGCCAGCGGCCAGGCCGCTTTGCCGATGGATTCGATGGGCCGCCCCTGGACCGGCGACAACGTGTTCAGCTCCGGCAACCTGCGCCTCGACCTGCTGCACAACTTCTTCCTGGAGTGCGGCGCCCGCGCCAATAAGATGCGGGTGTACGAAATGGTTTCGGACCCCTGCGCCCGCACCATGGTGGGCTACCTGCTGGTGCGCGGCGGCCTGCACGTGTATGCCTACGCCCTGGCGCTGGAAAAACTAACCGGCGTGGACGTGAAGAAGCTCATGCCCGTGCCCAACCTCTCAAACAAGATGTTCCCGGAGGCGCGCGAGTTCATGAAGCACGGCCTGCACCGCGAGTTGTACACCTTCTCGCCCAACGCCTACATGGAAGCCGGCGTGATTTGGAACGGCAAGCACCCCGAAGACGGCTCCGAGCTTTCGGTGATTCAGGGTGCGAAAACGGGGGTTCCCTATCCCATCCTGGAGGAAGAGCCCCAGCTGAATTCGCCCGGCGAGGACAACTTCGACCCCGAGATGTTCTCGGACATCGCCAAGAAGCTGGGCCTGGGCAAAGACCTGCAGTCGTACCGGCCCAGCTAG
- a CDS encoding zinc dependent phospholipase C family protein — translation MKKILLPLLLAALMLAHGTAGAWGFFGHRVISQVAVYELPSSMQAFYYRHMPELVRLSTAPDERRNDDPTEAPKHYIDMDHYSEDNPFGKMPRQYDKAVEKFKADTLKKYGTVPWVVMEMKDNLTEAFRARDTAAIVKFSAELSHYVGDAFVPLHTTVNYDGQLTDQKGLHSLWESTLPEKYINDYKLDGEPAKYIKDPLAAIWDVLAQSYGFLGETFDRATKIEKVMKPEVRFTFSHKYGKTSRRYSDAFAAEYEKAVGGMVDYRLKGAPTLVSSLWLSAWQDAGKPDLNALMTPSKPSKDEKAKLSTELSAWKKNTLAQDQLLLAQQKVKKADAADQIKSAQDMEAPAPAEATEAAPAAPAMPATDAAPATDKVKIKTKGKEGSEKVKLKGDAPK, via the coding sequence ATGAAAAAAATCCTTTTGCCGCTGCTGCTGGCGGCCCTCATGCTTGCCCACGGCACCGCCGGCGCCTGGGGTTTCTTCGGCCACCGCGTCATTTCACAGGTGGCGGTGTACGAGCTGCCGTCCTCGATGCAGGCGTTTTACTACCGCCACATGCCCGAGCTGGTGCGCCTGAGCACGGCCCCGGATGAGCGCCGCAACGACGACCCCACCGAGGCCCCCAAGCACTACATCGACATGGACCATTACTCCGAAGACAACCCCTTCGGCAAGATGCCCCGGCAGTACGACAAGGCGGTGGAAAAATTCAAGGCCGACACCCTGAAAAAGTACGGCACCGTGCCGTGGGTGGTGATGGAAATGAAAGACAACCTGACGGAGGCTTTCCGCGCGCGCGATACGGCCGCCATTGTGAAGTTCTCGGCCGAGCTGAGCCACTACGTGGGCGACGCCTTCGTGCCCCTGCACACCACCGTGAACTACGACGGCCAGCTCACCGACCAGAAGGGCCTGCACAGCCTCTGGGAAAGCACCCTACCCGAGAAATATATCAACGACTACAAGCTCGACGGCGAGCCGGCCAAGTACATCAAAGACCCGCTGGCGGCCATCTGGGACGTGCTGGCGCAGAGCTACGGCTTCCTAGGCGAGACGTTTGACCGCGCCACCAAGATTGAAAAGGTGATGAAGCCGGAAGTGCGCTTCACCTTCTCGCACAAGTACGGCAAAACCTCGCGCCGCTATTCCGACGCCTTCGCGGCCGAATACGAGAAGGCCGTGGGCGGCATGGTAGACTACCGCCTCAAGGGCGCGCCCACGCTGGTGTCGTCGCTGTGGCTCTCGGCTTGGCAAGACGCCGGCAAGCCCGACCTCAACGCCCTGATGACGCCCAGCAAGCCCAGCAAGGACGAGAAGGCCAAGCTCAGCACCGAGCTGAGCGCCTGGAAAAAGAACACCCTGGCCCAGGACCAGCTGCTGCTGGCCCAGCAAAAGGTGAAGAAGGCCGATGCCGCCGACCAAATCAAGTCGGCACAGGACATGGAAGCGCCCGCCCCGGCCGAAGCCACCGAAGCCGCTCCGGCGGCCCCCGCAATGCCGGCCACGGACGCCGCCCCCGCCACCGACAAGGTCAAAATCAAAACAAAGGGCAAGGAAGGCAGCGAAAAAGTTAAGCTGAAGGGCGACGCGCCGAAATAG